Proteins from a single region of Chloroherpeton thalassium ATCC 35110:
- the porU gene encoding type IX secretion system sortase PorU produces the protein MMRGVFRPLFYFEPLAVRLWRAHHFLVVISACLEKRLRHKYIFPLSKQPSEILMKKPLLIFFWFGLLYSVFGKSVFAQENASDSADVKIISSSDSRVVFEYTPVWQTPREITIHNQTFYEYKATETAVEMARAGLPVIPVKTVPVIIGTSQSPVVQVISAATQKVEGVRLAPLPKFNLEENAWDYEEGRAYSTFSFSKVAEVASVGTARGYHVAYINIYPLSYDAQTKVLKKRTRVVVSVSFSSPKKSVVKTMKTTWSNQVVSGAINYDDAKNWQESRDRSSRKTSALSESVLRSGRFYKLEVAKEGIYKLDKTYLNSIGISTSAIDPKKLKVFFNDGEELDPALDAEKIDDLNESAIYVHGEADGSFDDEDYLLFYAKTTSGVKYAVPKYPPGESTANDDDARLTHYRNRQAESAYAFLALDGDDGQRISTTNSLTAANPVQAESFQNLVFVENEYRNFANSGGDLFDEPLGNSDRETTYKVSLPGIDKTENINYFFKAVSTGGYETIAIYENTTLLSSQKTGSKPTGYLVGRYVWASAEVAASVVSSEQSNFQITYSPSPISARLYPDWLEITYHRDFQADDDVLKFNSLVSLTNGATVAYELTNFESEPRIWEITDINNIQEIEPLSQTKSSAKFQAQLSPDTYREFFAFSDAASFNEPASAELLDNQNLHGFISATSSSRNPEYIIIYATDYKSDAERLLAHRSSTSIWGSHALSGIAVDAQQVYNEFSGGKQDFTAIRDFLKFLYDNASSLDDAPKYVLLFGDGDWDFRSIKNDDYEKLVTYQSDEVLELVNDVSIADDFFGSVDGDEIPDDMVPDIAVGRLTVQSADEAALAVDRIIAYETEHSQGSWRNHVALVADDGLNGGATDGSLFSEDSENVAAVLPDYIMPVKIYSAFFPSESVVGGSRRPEAYEEIISQINLGALFTNYVGHGSPSLWATEQIFVASTSISKLTNSDRLTIGVAATCDFGRMDDPLVQSGAEQMFIASNGGAVAMFSTTRSIYISSGSAYPPILFREIFRRNSDGELQRLGDGFVAFKALRGGEVDATKFALIGDPALQLAVGKQTVAIDSINGAALSDEAPVQIGALSKTTIQGSVRDEAGSRLSDFSGSVAVVVYDAAEDKGADHFATSEYDEYYEVQDSKVYKGTATVANGKFQVKFIVPRDIKYDSVKTGKINLYAWPESGTPLENASGGTTALTFFGTDESAIDDTEGPVVEMFLNDNSFRSGGITDENPVFLAELYDESGINLTQTTGKFMSLVIDSDEANPIMLNDYYEAVSESLTEGKIQYPMHDLSAGTHHLAFKVWDNYNNSSESELYFTVQSSDALSLAEPLNFPNPFSNKTIFMLSHNRTGDNIQTTIKIYTIAGRLIKTLKQTDYTAPAMIQIPWDGRDDDGSKIANGIYLYKVMMKSLSGNFHAEALQKLAVAR, from the coding sequence ATGATGAGGGGCGTTTTTCGCCCCCTTTTTTATTTCGAGCCGCTTGCAGTCAGGCTGTGGCGGGCGCATCATTTTCTGGTTGTCATTTCGGCTTGCCTTGAAAAACGCCTCCGGCATAAGTATATTTTCCCTCTTTCAAAGCAGCCATCGGAAATTTTAATGAAAAAGCCTCTTCTAATATTCTTCTGGTTTGGACTTCTATATTCCGTTTTTGGAAAAAGTGTATTCGCGCAAGAAAACGCCAGCGATTCTGCCGATGTGAAAATCATCTCGTCGAGCGATTCGCGAGTCGTTTTTGAGTACACGCCAGTTTGGCAAACGCCGCGCGAAATCACGATTCATAACCAGACTTTTTATGAGTATAAAGCAACCGAAACCGCAGTCGAGATGGCGCGAGCCGGGTTGCCAGTCATTCCTGTGAAAACCGTGCCGGTGATTATCGGAACTTCGCAGTCGCCGGTGGTTCAGGTCATTTCCGCCGCAACGCAGAAAGTGGAGGGCGTTCGCCTTGCGCCGTTGCCAAAATTCAATTTGGAGGAAAATGCGTGGGACTATGAAGAGGGGCGCGCGTATAGCACATTTTCATTTAGCAAAGTGGCGGAGGTGGCTTCGGTTGGGACGGCGAGAGGTTATCACGTGGCGTATATAAATATATATCCGCTCAGTTATGATGCGCAAACCAAAGTCTTGAAGAAGCGCACGCGAGTTGTGGTCAGCGTGTCATTTTCTTCGCCGAAGAAATCGGTGGTAAAGACAATGAAAACGACTTGGTCAAATCAGGTGGTTTCCGGTGCGATAAATTATGATGATGCAAAAAATTGGCAGGAATCTCGGGATAGATCGTCTCGCAAAACCAGCGCGCTCTCGGAAAGTGTCTTGCGCTCGGGACGTTTTTATAAGCTTGAGGTTGCAAAAGAAGGCATTTATAAGCTCGATAAAACTTATCTGAATTCTATCGGCATTAGCACCAGCGCGATTGACCCCAAAAAACTGAAGGTTTTCTTCAACGATGGCGAAGAGCTCGATCCCGCATTGGATGCCGAGAAAATTGATGACCTCAATGAATCGGCGATTTATGTTCATGGCGAAGCCGATGGCTCATTCGACGATGAGGATTATTTGCTTTTTTATGCGAAAACGACCAGCGGTGTAAAGTACGCAGTTCCAAAATATCCGCCTGGCGAAAGCACAGCCAATGATGATGACGCACGCCTAACGCATTACAGAAATCGGCAAGCCGAAAGTGCGTATGCTTTTTTAGCGCTGGATGGCGATGACGGCCAGCGAATTTCCACCACAAATTCGCTTACCGCGGCAAATCCGGTGCAAGCTGAAAGTTTTCAGAATTTGGTGTTTGTTGAAAATGAGTACAGAAATTTTGCAAACAGCGGCGGCGATTTGTTTGATGAGCCGCTCGGAAATTCGGACAGAGAAACAACCTACAAAGTCAGCCTTCCTGGAATTGACAAAACGGAAAACATCAACTATTTTTTTAAAGCCGTTTCCACCGGCGGATATGAAACGATTGCGATTTATGAAAACACCACGTTGCTCTCGTCCCAAAAAACAGGGTCGAAGCCAACCGGCTATCTTGTTGGGCGATATGTTTGGGCAAGTGCCGAAGTTGCGGCAAGCGTTGTTTCCAGCGAGCAGTCGAATTTTCAAATCACGTATAGCCCAAGCCCTATTTCGGCACGTCTTTATCCCGATTGGCTTGAAATTACCTATCATCGGGATTTTCAGGCGGATGACGATGTGCTGAAATTCAATTCGTTGGTTTCGCTCACAAACGGCGCCACAGTTGCTTATGAATTGACAAACTTTGAAAGCGAGCCGCGAATTTGGGAAATCACGGATATAAATAATATTCAGGAGATTGAGCCGCTAAGCCAAACAAAGTCGAGCGCGAAATTTCAAGCACAACTTTCTCCCGATACCTACCGCGAGTTTTTCGCTTTTTCAGATGCCGCTTCGTTTAACGAGCCGGCTTCAGCGGAGCTTTTGGACAATCAAAATTTGCATGGGTTCATCAGTGCGACAAGCTCGAGCAGAAATCCTGAGTATATAATAATATACGCCACCGATTATAAGTCTGACGCCGAACGCTTGCTTGCGCATCGAAGCAGCACTTCAATTTGGGGAAGCCATGCGTTAAGTGGAATTGCGGTAGATGCGCAGCAAGTCTACAATGAGTTTTCCGGTGGCAAGCAAGATTTTACAGCCATTCGCGATTTTCTAAAGTTTTTATATGACAATGCTTCGAGCCTTGATGACGCGCCCAAATACGTATTGCTTTTTGGCGATGGCGATTGGGATTTTCGCTCGATAAAAAATGATGATTACGAAAAGTTGGTCACGTATCAGTCCGACGAAGTTTTGGAGTTAGTAAATGATGTTTCCATCGCGGATGATTTTTTTGGATCGGTTGATGGCGATGAGATTCCCGACGATATGGTGCCCGACATTGCCGTGGGGCGTTTGACGGTGCAATCCGCAGATGAAGCCGCGCTGGCAGTTGACCGAATCATCGCTTATGAAACCGAGCATTCGCAAGGAAGTTGGCGAAATCATGTGGCGCTGGTGGCTGATGATGGCCTCAACGGTGGTGCGACGGATGGCAGTTTATTTAGTGAGGATAGCGAAAATGTAGCTGCCGTTTTGCCCGATTATATCATGCCGGTGAAAATTTATTCGGCTTTTTTTCCATCAGAAAGCGTGGTGGGCGGCAGTCGCAGGCCAGAAGCTTATGAGGAAATTATCAGTCAAATCAATCTTGGCGCGCTCTTCACAAATTACGTTGGGCATGGAAGCCCTTCGCTTTGGGCAACAGAGCAGATTTTTGTGGCGTCGACTTCCATTTCAAAGCTAACAAATTCGGATCGACTCACAATTGGCGTCGCGGCCACTTGCGATTTTGGCCGCATGGATGATCCGCTCGTGCAAAGCGGTGCTGAACAAATGTTCATTGCAAGCAATGGCGGAGCGGTTGCCATGTTCAGCACGACTCGTTCGATTTACATTTCAAGTGGAAGTGCGTATCCGCCGATTTTATTTCGGGAGATTTTTAGAAGAAATTCAGATGGTGAGTTGCAGCGGCTTGGCGATGGGTTTGTTGCGTTTAAAGCGCTGCGAGGTGGAGAAGTCGATGCAACCAAATTCGCCTTGATTGGCGATCCGGCCTTGCAACTTGCGGTCGGTAAACAAACGGTGGCAATTGACTCGATTAATGGCGCAGCGCTTTCGGATGAAGCGCCTGTGCAGATCGGTGCGCTCAGCAAAACCACTATTCAAGGATCGGTGCGCGATGAAGCGGGCAGCCGCTTGTCCGATTTTAGCGGCTCGGTGGCGGTTGTGGTCTATGACGCAGCGGAGGATAAAGGCGCCGACCATTTTGCCACGAGCGAGTATGACGAATATTACGAGGTGCAAGATTCGAAAGTGTATAAAGGAACGGCGACCGTCGCAAATGGAAAGTTTCAGGTTAAGTTTATTGTGCCAAGAGATATTAAGTATGACAGTGTAAAAACAGGTAAAATCAATCTTTATGCGTGGCCGGAATCGGGAACGCCGCTTGAAAATGCTTCGGGTGGAACAACGGCGCTTACCTTTTTCGGAACGGACGAAAGCGCGATCGATGATACGGAAGGGCCGGTGGTTGAAATGTTTTTAAACGATAATTCCTTTCGCTCCGGTGGGATAACCGATGAAAATCCGGTTTTCTTGGCTGAGCTTTACGACGAAAGCGGAATTAACTTGACGCAAACCACGGGAAAGTTTATGTCGTTGGTGATCGATAGCGACGAGGCAAATCCGATCATGCTGAATGATTATTATGAGGCCGTTTCGGAAAGTTTAACGGAGGGAAAAATTCAATACCCGATGCACGATTTGAGCGCCGGAACACACCATTTGGCATTTAAGGTTTGGGATAACTACAACAATTCTTCTGAGTCGGAATTGTACTTCACGGTTCAGAGCAGCGATGCGCTGAGCTTGGCCGAGCCGCTAAATTTCCCGAACCCATTTTCCAACAAAACGATTTTTATGCTTTCGCACAATCGCACCGGCGATAATATTCAAACCACCATTAAAATTTATACCATTGCAGGCCGGCTCATAAAAACCTTGAAGCAAACCGATTATACCGCGCCCGCGATGATACAAATTCCTTGGGATGGCCGCGACGATGATGGCTCAAAAATTGCAAACGGCATTTATTTATATAAAGTGATGATGAAAAGTCTCTCGGGCAATTTTCATGCGGAAGCGCTGCAAAAATTGGCGGTGGCGAGGTAA
- a CDS encoding T9SS type A sorting domain-containing protein encodes MIFVLSFANAHAKNPDSNYKLSHRLNQSSSSTLATPAVGTYHILAVMVDFQEDDDSKTTGNGQFDGLDFLPQHGENIIDPLPHNCSYFERKLQFVQHYFKTVSDGNLMIEYTVPDTVYRLSQSMSNYAPPKDSDDMTNLAEMVKEVWQMVDTSSADIDFSKYQAFVIFHAGIGRDVDMVASTGVDPTPYDIPSITFNLATLQNVYGEDFDGISVENGTVKITNTAVLPQTESREIEAIGGDVLLELSINGLAAASFASILGLPDLFNTEDGSSGIGRFGLADGEGIFNYSGILPPEPSAWERIFLGWANPILVQSLDEVISLPAQGLHQNPDSVIYKVPISSTEYFLIENRHRNAKGNGVTITRYFNGQELTDTFTKDEDDFEFYSAAALDGDVIASSNYDWTIPAGLVEDDNGNQIQVDGGILIWHIDESVIDNQLAENKVNAGEVHGVRLLEADGSNDIGEDYSLTDAGYGTQSGSPLDYFFEGNLSPIYKNEIDAETYPNTNANNGAETGIQFTAFSEQGTIMTVQVLRSQNLLKAIEGFPVELSGKFSEQSGISILQNPSGSELALLLNDANDSARVYFLSDAFSIATFLTDEPQIASRKPAISENGSIATVHGKSIYLMAKTGSTYTIDSLTTSDAISTPPVLNSDGTSLKVGTVAGKTYEFKIEDGQFTADSTVQHFSSGKILGFADDMIVTEQKAILNSISWDFGNNTAVSFAGTGNSEGWLAAVLTQEKKLFLLFADGTSRTVSVPCNNALQAWPAIADLEHRKALCVLFPASDKLYAYNEQGFLVTNFPIETHADSAIASSPIVLDIDGDTYEEILIQTPDGKLLGYNRDGDKILEYALSAGSSATPSVYFDENAQALYLFAVDHGGFLNAFTLPKGTANIQWSGLYANSTNQNVYTPQTTSDREQVSITSLMPEKSVYNWPNPAKDETRFRFYLTQACDVDIKVYDLTGNEVWKKSVRGVANIDNEVVWSLGNVASGIYFGIVKAKNSDAEHLVKLKVAVVK; translated from the coding sequence GTGATTTTTGTCCTCTCTTTTGCCAACGCACATGCGAAAAATCCTGACTCAAACTACAAACTCTCACACCGCCTGAACCAAAGTTCCAGCTCCACGTTGGCCACGCCGGCTGTTGGCACTTATCACATCTTGGCGGTTATGGTTGATTTTCAAGAAGACGATGATTCGAAAACCACCGGCAACGGCCAGTTCGACGGACTGGATTTTTTACCCCAACACGGCGAAAACATCATAGACCCTTTGCCTCACAACTGCTCTTATTTTGAAAGAAAACTTCAGTTTGTCCAGCACTATTTCAAAACGGTTAGCGATGGCAATTTGATGATAGAATATACCGTGCCCGACACCGTTTATCGGCTGAGCCAATCGATGAGCAACTATGCACCGCCGAAGGACAGCGACGATATGACCAACTTGGCTGAGATGGTAAAAGAAGTTTGGCAGATGGTAGATACCAGCAGCGCGGACATCGACTTTTCGAAATATCAGGCGTTTGTAATTTTTCATGCCGGTATTGGCCGCGATGTAGATATGGTTGCATCCACCGGCGTCGATCCCACGCCTTACGACATTCCGTCAATTACCTTCAATTTAGCTACGCTTCAAAATGTCTATGGCGAGGACTTCGACGGCATTTCCGTTGAAAATGGCACCGTAAAAATCACCAACACGGCGGTTTTGCCTCAGACGGAATCGCGCGAAATTGAGGCTATCGGCGGCGATGTGCTTTTGGAGCTTTCAATCAATGGCCTTGCTGCGGCAAGTTTTGCGAGCATTCTTGGCCTGCCTGATCTTTTCAACACAGAAGACGGCAGCAGCGGCATTGGCCGTTTTGGCCTGGCCGATGGCGAAGGCATTTTCAATTATAGCGGCATTTTGCCCCCCGAGCCGTCCGCGTGGGAACGCATTTTTTTAGGCTGGGCAAACCCGATTCTTGTTCAAAGCTTAGACGAGGTCATTTCCTTGCCCGCGCAAGGCTTGCACCAAAATCCCGATTCGGTGATTTATAAAGTACCTATTTCTTCCACAGAATATTTTCTCATTGAAAATCGCCATCGCAACGCCAAAGGAAACGGCGTTACCATTACGCGCTATTTCAACGGTCAAGAACTGACCGACACGTTCACAAAAGATGAAGATGATTTCGAGTTCTACAGCGCGGCCGCCCTCGACGGCGATGTGATCGCAAGTTCCAACTACGATTGGACCATTCCAGCCGGACTCGTTGAAGACGACAATGGCAATCAAATCCAAGTCGACGGTGGCATTCTCATTTGGCACATCGATGAGAGCGTTATAGACAATCAATTAGCGGAAAATAAAGTCAATGCCGGCGAGGTTCACGGCGTTCGGCTTTTAGAGGCCGACGGCTCGAACGACATTGGGGAGGATTATAGCTTAACCGACGCCGGCTACGGCACACAATCAGGCAGCCCGCTGGACTATTTTTTTGAAGGCAACCTTTCTCCCATTTATAAAAATGAAATCGACGCCGAGACTTACCCAAACACCAATGCAAACAACGGCGCCGAAACTGGCATTCAGTTCACCGCTTTCTCAGAACAAGGCACAATCATGACCGTGCAAGTGCTTCGAAGCCAAAACTTGCTCAAGGCGATCGAAGGGTTTCCAGTTGAACTTTCTGGCAAATTTTCAGAGCAAAGCGGCATCAGCATTTTGCAAAACCCTTCGGGGAGCGAACTCGCCTTGCTCTTGAATGATGCAAACGATTCCGCTCGAGTTTATTTCCTTTCGGACGCGTTTTCGATCGCGACCTTCTTGACCGACGAACCGCAAATCGCCTCGCGCAAACCGGCAATTTCGGAAAACGGCAGCATCGCAACGGTTCACGGCAAATCCATTTATCTGATGGCAAAAACCGGTTCGACCTACACCATCGATTCGCTTACCACCAGCGACGCCATTTCTACGCCGCCCGTTTTGAACAGCGATGGCACCTCGCTAAAAGTTGGAACCGTAGCCGGAAAAACCTATGAATTTAAAATTGAAGATGGCCAATTCACGGCAGACTCAACAGTGCAACATTTCTCGTCGGGCAAAATTTTGGGCTTTGCCGACGATATGATTGTCACTGAACAAAAAGCGATTTTAAACAGCATATCGTGGGACTTCGGCAACAATACCGCCGTTTCATTTGCAGGAACCGGCAACAGCGAAGGTTGGCTGGCCGCCGTTTTAACGCAAGAAAAAAAGCTCTTTTTGCTTTTCGCCGATGGGACGAGTCGCACGGTCAGCGTGCCATGCAACAACGCGCTTCAAGCTTGGCCAGCCATTGCCGACCTTGAGCATCGCAAGGCGCTCTGCGTTCTCTTCCCCGCTTCGGATAAGCTTTATGCCTACAACGAGCAAGGCTTTCTCGTCACGAACTTCCCGATTGAAACACATGCCGACAGCGCGATTGCGTCCAGCCCTATTGTCCTCGATATAGATGGCGACACCTACGAGGAAATTTTAATTCAAACGCCCGACGGAAAATTGCTCGGCTACAACCGTGATGGCGACAAAATTTTGGAATACGCCCTCTCTGCCGGTTCATCAGCGACGCCATCCGTTTATTTTGACGAAAACGCACAGGCGCTTTATCTCTTCGCGGTGGATCACGGCGGCTTTTTAAACGCGTTTACTCTGCCGAAAGGAACGGCCAACATTCAGTGGAGCGGACTTTATGCCAATTCAACCAATCAAAACGTCTATACGCCGCAAACCACAAGCGATCGTGAGCAAGTTTCCATCACATCGCTCATGCCGGAAAAAAGCGTCTATAACTGGCCAAATCCGGCAAAAGATGAAACACGGTTCAGATTTTACCTCACACAAGCTTGCGATGTGGACATCAAAGTCTATGACCTAACGGGAAATGAAGTCTGGAAAAAAAGTGTTCGCGGTGTGGCCAATATTGACAACGAAGTGGTTTGGTCGCTCGGCAATGTTGCAAGCGGAATTTATTTCGGCATTGTGAAGGCGAAAAACAGCGATGCAGAACACCTTGTGAAACTGAAAGTCGCTGTTGTCAAGTAA